The following DNA comes from Labrus mixtus chromosome 8, fLabMix1.1, whole genome shotgun sequence.
CTGTTTAAGAAAACACACGTGCAGGTCGGTAataagcccttttttttttagacccaCGTGTGAAAagcacttgtttttcttcttctttcatcttAAGAGAGCTGCTTTATAACTTGCTTTCAAGGTGTCATTCAGAAGACGCTTTGATCTCATAAATGTTTGCTTCAGTGGAGGGaaaacaacgtttttttttttccagagtccatctgtcttttttctcGTGCGTAATCGTGCGTAAAGATCAGAGTAACCAAGAAGACCCGGTGTTTGGAGACCCTTCTGAGTTTGATATTGAGTTTGCCTTGAGAAGTCAATGGATAACTAATTTAAACACGAACTTATGATTGACTTTGTGGAGTCATTCATTTAGAAATAGAGACTTCTTATGGAAAGTAGTTAAAGAAAAGCTACTCGCTCAAAACGATGATGAACTTTGTTCATACGATTTGTATTGAGAACGACTTGTATCAAACATAAATTGAAGAAAGGTGTCTATATgcaaagagaaaggaaagaTCAGCTGGCTTTAAATTATGATAAtctattttcaactttgaattcttgtaaaaaaaaaaaaaaaaactaaaaaaaaaaacctgcaagtTGAGTGATTATCCAGCTGGAACTGGATTAGCAGAATGCAAATCTCGCGACGTGAAGCCAGCGACACCCTTCTCTTTATCGAAGTAATTGGTTTCCACCTAAGACACTGTGCCCATTATTCTAATTTAATGGATTCATTTAAGCGCAGATGACCTCCCGTGGAGAGTACACTTCCTCAAGAGATCAGCTCCAAGTGCTCTCCGTCCATATTGCTCGATATAAAAACGAGAATTCTGATAGAAGTACATCCCATAACGACACAGCTTCTCGTGGATGAGCAACACGCTTTTTTCAAAGGCTGAAATTAGTTTATTTGAACCTTTATTGCCAGACGTGGGGACAATGGGCTTGGATGAAATCTACAATCGGGTTCACACCTTGTTAGCACCGCCATTAGTCTTCCTTTACATTCGCTGATTGGTGATTTACATTTGCGACCAAATAGCATCTTTACTGCTGTTTACCAAGACTTCAGGGGCACTGCGGAGTGAACGGGAGCATTTGATATAAAAGTGGAGACTCCAGGAGCCCTCAGTCACTCCAACTCAAAGTTGCAGACTGGTTGTGGATCTTAAGACACGGACGCACCGGGAATCTACCCAAGCCTCagagatgttgatgtttgtgatCAGCCTTGCTACACTGGTGTTCAACACCGCTGCACGGCCTTCAGTCAATTACCTGGAGAATCATTTCACCGCCGAAAACGAGCCGGAGGAAGTCCGCTCAGCAGCCATCAAGAGGCTTTTGGAGGTGTTTGGGATGGAGGACCCTCCGGCTATCCACGGACACAAGCAGCCGCCTCAGTACATGCTCGATCTGTACAACACGGTGGCCGATGTGGACGGTGTGACCAAGGACCCGAACCTCCTGGAGGGGAACACTGTGCGCAGCTTCTTTGACAAATGTAAGAGCTTGATGATTTTGAGCTTgcgtacgttttttttttggttttttttaagcaatgtTTGTTGAGTTTTTCTAATGATGTGACTTCCATTGCAGTGCGCAGTGAACAGGTGGAGTACAGGTTCAATCTGTCCATGGTTGCCAGAAGTGAGAAGATCCTCACAGCGGAGCTCCATCTCTTCAAGCTGCGACCTCAGGCAACACTGACATTTCAAAGACATCACTTCTGCCAGGTTTGTACTGTTAAAGACACTTAAAGTAACCCggaaaataatgaaacacacCCAagagcaccccccccccccccccttctcttgGACATGACTGTAATCCCCCccatctcttctgttttttttcttcagatcaGTGTCTACCAGCTGCTTGACCCCAGCAGAAGCAACAGCACACAGGAGAAGAAGTTGTTGTCTTCTCGACTGATCCCAGTCCACTCTACTGGTTGGGAAGTGTTCACCATCACACAAGCAGTGAGTATCCACTTTCCTGTGAAGCCTCCTTTAACTCGTGAAGTTTATTATCTCTGAACAAACATCTGTACacgttctgtgtttttttttaatcgactgtttttgatcttcttcttcttgaaggTCCGGTCCTGGACAATGGATGAAGGCAGTAACCTCGGGCTCCATGTGGTGGTCAGGACTCTGGGAGGGAGCCAGATGGACATGAAACTGATTCGCTTTGCTTCAGGACGCAACCACCACCAGAGCAAACAGCCCATGCTGGTCCTCTTCACCGACGACGGGCGCCGCTCCGCCACTCTTGAAAGCCTCGGTAAGACTTCTTTCACACTTGATCTCCTGCACTAGTTAAACTAAACACATGGTCAGTAACATGAGCAGAGGTGTAGACGAGAGTTAGGGGGCCTAAGAGAAACCCTGGCCTCCTTACCgccccccttcttcttcttcaacacTACTATTTGTACAAGGAAAAGAATGACTGTAAAGCCAGAAATAACTTTCAAATGTATACATTTCATATCATTTAATATAAGTTGTTCCGGGGAAATCTCATCTGTAGTGCTCACCGGCTGACAAATCAGTCCTTTCATCCGTTGTATCAGTTgaattgatgtttttaaaaggtgtcaTCCAGTCCACCACAGCTTAAAAAGGagttgccatttttttttcctgattaagagaaaaaaatataaaatatttagaGGCATAACAAACATAAAGTGGTTGTTTCTTGAGATGTCTTAGCGTCACCCTGACACATTTTGTTGACCTGCTTTAAACTCAATGTACAAAAAGAGTCTAACAAAACTCTCCCCTTTCCTCCAACAGACCCAAACGACACCACTCCCACTTCCACGCTGCCCCAGGCCCCCCTGTCAGGTCCACCCTCCCGCAGCGCCCGCTCCCTAGACTTCAGCGAGGAGGAAGGTGCGTCTTCCCCCTGCCAGCGCCTGCCCCTCTACGTCGACTTCGAGGAGATCGGTTGGTCCGGTTGGATCGTGTCCCCCCGGGGTTACAACGCCTACCACTGCAAAGGCTCCTGCCCCTTCCCCCTGGGCCAGAACATGAGGCCCACCAACCACGCCACGGTCCAGTCCATCATCAACGCCCTGAAGCTGATGAAAGGCATCGACACGCCGTGCTGCGTGCCCGACAAGCTCTTCTCCATTAACCTCCTCTACTTCGACGACGACGAGAACGTGGTGCTCAAACAGTATAACGACATGGTGGCGGGAAGCTGCGGCTGCCACTGAACACTGTCAAAGAAGCTGGGCTGCACAGATATTCATCAAAAGTACAAAGTCAATCTCTTAAAGCTGCCctttaaaaaactcaaagaatAGTGAGTAATGTGCAGAGTCCAGTATGGAGCGATGTAATATATGTAAATATTCATAAATTATAATATATGGCAGTGATGGAAGTGAGATCCTGTGAaagatgtgaatgtgtatattttatgtttttgtgaacTATTACATAGTcagaataaaatgtgtaaacaagAGATTACAGAGTGAATTTATTTGAAGCAAGTTTTCTTAATTCCAGGTCATTTATCATTCTGAGGTCAACATTCGGTTTTCCATCTTTCCAAAATTTGCAATCttgaatacttttttaaataaaaaaacaaccatcaTCGAACTTAAATATAATGTccatgctttcacaccatttgATGCAGTTATTAAAAGCTCAAGGCATGCGAGCTATCAGTTTACCTAAGATTAATTGGTGCTAatttagagataaaaaaaataagctttttttcatttattttggatttagggtgtgtgtgagatattatgggaaaaaaaacacatattatgtaaaacatgaagaacagcaaaAATTGTGAAtcattattgattatttatcaCACCTCATGTCATTATTATTGCAACATTTAACACTAGAATAGAAtcacacaacattttttttcttatatccTACAGGCCTTGAATGAATCctttttgagtttaaaaactGATCTGATCCTGGATAGTGTTCACAGTCTGCAGAACCTCAGCATCACCACCAGATGGCGCTGAGGTTCTCCTGTGTTGTTAACTGGATGAATAAAACAACTACAGTAGGATAATGGCTTTGAACCACAGTCATAGCTCTCAGAGAGACCCTCCTTTACACGCACAACAAGCCTGAAAAGAAGCTGAAAAATATGAACTGAAATCTGTGTTTTAGATGATTAATGAGATATTTTAGATTATATATCTTTATAAATAGATAACTAGGAAAAAAGAACACACTTGTTCTTTACTCCTACATCTAAAGCTGGGTTTGATCATGCAAAACTGTAAACATTAAACATCTCCAATCCAACCGCACAGCCATGAAACAACCTCTTATTAGGCTCTTTTTAAGGTTGTAGTTAAAGATAGTTCTGGATTGCAGTGTATTGAGGGTGTTTCTTATAGCCTGTGTGCCCAGCAAACAGAATAGGAAGTAGAGGAGACAGCGTTAAACTGGTCATCTCCTGTTGGCTCATTTCACTGGATCAGTGATCTTGATGGTAAAGTAGGTTTCAGTGAGCATATCGCTGCTGATATTTAACTGTGTagataaaataatattaacaggtattttaaagttgtgttCAAAAATGCCATGGTTTAGGTTCTGCTTCCAAACCCAGCAAACTGGATGAGAATGTGTGCAGTCATGCTAATGAAAGAGACATCTGAGGCAGGTGTAACATCTGGATGTCTAACCTGTAATCAACACTGGAGCTGCTGATGACAGGAAACCTCAACATCTGCAGCTGCTCCTTCAGAGAAAAATAAGCAAAGGTCGACATGTCAGTGTGTCATCAAATgacagttgattttttttaaagaaaataccaACGTTAAAGCTTATATGAGTAGTTTTGAGCTGGTTTCTTAACAGGCAATTCACACTGAAGTGAGCTACAAAAGGAAATGAGAACATCAGCACTAACTATAATTATAACTGCCAGGGGTAGGAGTCATACAACATGATTTATGGCACCTGCAGAAaccgtctgttttttttcttttacattttttttatagcaaAAATTGTGTCACTCACCCTACGGAAGAGTACAGAGGCTgtcctcatcgcagcagccATGgtttttcctgtctctcttcagctgtcctgtccaataaaggcaaacaaccctaaaataacttaataaaaaaaaaacccaaaaaacaactaaatgaaGCGAgatcttatttttcttaaaaGATACTATTTACCaatttgtccacaagggggcacCAACATCATCAGAAACGCAAAAGTTACTCACAGGAGCTTGAAGTTGACACTACTGCTGCTCGAAATCTTTACAAAAGGTGGAatctgtcttcctttttttccacttgtgaTATAATGAGATTGAGTTTTCTGgtacagaaagagagacggaCATTGTTAAAAATCCACCATAATGTAGAATagttgtacatgtatttaacTGCCTGAACTTCATGACTCTATTTAACAAAACTTAACTTCTTCATTTATTGCTTTGCTTTTATGTAGTTAAATAGCCTGGCTGGCTGTCGTCGGCTTAGTCAGACAATAACAGTCAGACCATAACATCACAATGAAAAGCCATCcaattattttagaaaaaataaataagaaaaattacagggttttttttgtgtagatTTTGCACATAACAACAGTATGGGTCAAAAACATAGAAGCTATTCTGCAGAAATCACTTTGGACTAATGGCTGTAGAGTCCTGATAAAAGCTGATACGATAACAACGTGACACTGTAAAATGAAGTAGGACTATATGTGAGCCCTCATTGCAGATGATACAGATAAAAGTGTAGAGTAACTTTCaaacaaagtttaaatataaatatctcATTAAATTCAGTTTAATACTCATGTCATAAACTTATTACAAACCAAATATGAAGGTAAGCCAGTGAGACTCTTTAAGACCTGtacaaacactttttatatgcaaagtatttttttagttGAATTCCCTGCTTTAGTTGAATTACTTTGCAAGTATGAttcaaatgcaaataaaaacattttctacctTTCAGTTTTAGGTCAGATATATAATACCTGATCTGAAACTGACAGGTTAAATCTACTCGTTGGATAAACATCCAATAGTTATGTGCTCTGCTGAAACAAAACTTGTCTCCCATCAAAACGTCTATTTGCCCATGACAAAACCCTGTCTCTACAGAGTGTAACCTGAGCGGTGACCGAGGCGTTGGCCATACAGTGGCACTAAAGGGGGTTGATACCACTTGGCATGATGCTGGACGACAGCCCTTATTCATTGTCAGAGGGGCTGCTATTCACAATGGAGAAAACGATGAAATGCTGCCATTATAATGGGGACCAAAGGGCCCATGGCAGCCTGACACCCGATCCCCTCTTTGGCTCTGGCTTCCTTTTGTCCCAGTATTTCATATCTGACATATCCAcacaccataaaaaaaaaaaaaaagcactgatgGTGGAGCAGCGATGGACGTGAGGCTTGGCGTCTGCATGCTCAGACATGGGGAATAAACAGACCATCTTCACAGCTCAGCAGCTAGACGCCTATCAGGTAGGTGTCACTCCGGTTTCTTTAGCCTCATTCTCTCTGTGCTGTGCTGCTCTTATCTACACGGCGTACCACCAAATATAAACAAGATTAGCATGTCCTGTGGGACTGTCACTACTTTGTTTTAGTGAACAGAAGGGGACCGGGGTCATGAGGGGCTTTCTTTAAAGTGTTGAACTAAGTTAGAGCTTGACTGATCATATTTGTTGATTTGAATTCTTTGAGCATTGTAGTAatttaatactttaaatattcattttgagAGATATGCTTTAGAGTTTGCAATCAGCTCtattctgctttatttcagagagaaatgtttgttctgtttaaCTCTATATGTATCTCATATCTCCATATATAAGATATTATTaccatttttaagatttaacaAAAAAGTACTTTTATATCTAAATTATAGTATAACAAAATagatctttgttttttgcagGATTGTACATATTTCACAAGAAAAGAAATTCTCAGGTGAgccaatcatttttttatttttaaatgttaaagctACCCTGAGGAACTTTTCGAGTTGCGTcgactttggcgccccctgtgggcAAAGTGTTTATCCCTTTACTAATCGTTTCCTGTTCATGTGTGAGTGATCATTTCTGAAACAATCAATcctttttaattataaaatgtcaaacatgcacCTCATACTGAATGTTTGGACACATTTCAGAAAAGGCAAAGTGCTGATAACCATCGTGTGACACATATACCCCGTGGTTGGCTTTACAGGCTAGTAAAGaactataaataaaataatcagtcttgtttgctttcttaGGTCATGTTAAAACTTCAGTATTAATTCTGGTCTGTTTTATTTGAAGCAAAAAGCTCTTTACGGGAGCTTTAATATAACTGAAACACTCTTCAGACTGCGGTTTCAAGGCGCAAAGTTTACGTCAGTGTGATGTCTTTACCTTCAAGATGAATGTTGTAGAGGAATAATTGGGGGATGAAGTGATCCCCCCCCTCTGAactgtcttcagaggtagtaacagagcgTTACAGGGGTGAGAAGGGATCGGCAGAGCCAGCGAGGGAGCACAGCGCTGTTCGGTGTGCACGTC
Coding sequences within:
- the admp gene encoding anti-dorsalizing morphogenic protein; the protein is MLMFVISLATLVFNTAARPSVNYLENHFTAENEPEEVRSAAIKRLLEVFGMEDPPAIHGHKQPPQYMLDLYNTVADVDGVTKDPNLLEGNTVRSFFDKLRSEQVEYRFNLSMVARSEKILTAELHLFKLRPQATLTFQRHHFCQISVYQLLDPSRSNSTQEKKLLSSRLIPVHSTGWEVFTITQAVRSWTMDEGSNLGLHVVVRTLGGSQMDMKLIRFASGRNHHQSKQPMLVLFTDDGRRSATLESLDPNDTTPTSTLPQAPLSGPPSRSARSLDFSEEEGASSPCQRLPLYVDFEEIGWSGWIVSPRGYNAYHCKGSCPFPLGQNMRPTNHATVQSIINALKLMKGIDTPCCVPDKLFSINLLYFDDDENVVLKQYNDMVAGSCGCH